The Oncorhynchus mykiss isolate Arlee chromosome 5, USDA_OmykA_1.1, whole genome shotgun sequence DNA window ACTCAAAACACCCATTGGTAACCTTGCAAAAAGGGCAGTTATGTATGTAGTTATTACATTTTAAAGATGAATTCAGCTCACTTTCCTCCAAAGTGAGGCTTCCCTCTCCTTTGAAAATAACTTGGAACAGCtggtaaaaataataataccaTGTAAATTCTTGAAACATAAATGTAAAACATTATAAGCTATACATTTGTCTGCATATTTAGCAAAATCATGAACATGATGGTTGTAATGACACAGCGTGGGACATACATTACAGCACCAGAAAGGGAAGGCCATATTAGTAACAAGAGTTGCCTGGCTGGTCTTAAAGGAATCACCTTTGGTGGCAATTGACCTCTAATGTTGTCTACTCCAAGTCCATTCAATAAAAAAGTATCTCTTCGATATTCATGCAGAATATACCTCACAAATGTGTTCTGTATAAGCCAATGATGTATCCACGGTCACTGTTTTGGAGTGCAAATATCTGGGTTGTTTTCATTAGGGCACACGGTAACAAACATTTTTAAATGTGTTGCAGAAAACAACAATTTGTGTTATTTTTGGACAAGTCCAGGTCGTTTCAGTCCATTTCCCACTATTTGGTGCCTAATAAAACAGGGCCCTGCTTTGGTTCCATCGGCCATAGTGTTTCATTCACCAGTCAGATCCTGCGTCCTCTCACTGGCGTTTGGATAAACAGCCTAGTGGACTGTATACTTCCAAGTGAAGATGGaaaacagagcacacacacatatattgcTTTGTAGGCTACATGAACCATCCACACCAACTCTTTTATGTAGTCCTTCTGTGGCCACTGTCTATACCAGAAATGTCAAAACATACCTGTCAGTtgtttgagaaaaaaaaatatatataaatattggtTTTTCTTTTGGTGGGGAAACATACTCAATATagtttaaaatgactaaaaccaaatggaaacggtgtagaaatgataatggaaGCTAGACAGTCCGGGAGGATTGACCTCAAAGACCAAATGCAGCCCCCAGAGCAAAATGAGTTTGACAACCTTGACCCATACTGAGATGACTccgtacaaacaaacaaacaaacaaaatcctCAATCTCACAAGCATTTCATTtctgtctctcatcctctcctaaTCAGCATTCGACAACGATCGACTTTGCACATCATTTCATAAAAGAAAAAGGGAGAAAAGAACCAAAGTTGGAGAGGAGAGGTCTCCATCTGGTTAGTCTGTTAATAAACATCTTGTGACCCTGTGACTAGGGATGTGatggtcatggaattttggataaTGGTAATTGGGCAACCAAATTACCGCGGTCACCATAATAAATGTTTGTATAgcaaaaaatgtataatttttttgGTAGATttacattttctcctctcctccagactgcatgtgctgccatagaaatataatgaatagaacaggcATCCCAATTCAAGTAAAttatggcataatgggtggagTGGTGGCTATTGACAGTGTACCCATAGTTTAAAAGCAGGAAGTAATTTGTGCTGCGATTTGATTCAATCAACTCacattacaaaaaaatacattgcaTGAGCTACATTAgttaacattctacattaccatggaaattaCATCACAATATCAGGCAGCCATTGCAAGTGTATCTACAAATTTACCAGTCAAATTACCAAGATTAGATTTTCCTAGactgttgtatttctgtgtgctgATGCATTGTGGTTATTCAgccaaatgttatttttttattttttttttgtatggtTATGGCTGTCTTCATCGGTTACACGGTTATACTGTAATTGTGGCAGTCCTACCATTTACCCTAAAAAATACAAATTTAGCCAGGAGAGCCAAGacaacaaccaaccaaccatccTTCTCTGGATGCGTGTCCAGCAATACAGACACATCTCCCCCCTTTCTCCTACCCCATACTAGTGGAGGCTGGAAGGAGGGAGAAATTTGAGAATGGCCTCCAATTGAAAGTGACATCAGCCTCCACTGCCCAATCCTCTCTCccgctttcctcctctccttaggCTCCCTCTCTCTGGACTCTCTCAGACCAGCTCCTTGTCGGCCCTCCACAGCTGTTCTTTGACCTCTGTGGGCAGTGTCTTGAACaggtcctcctccaccaccaggccGCTCCTCTTCAACTGCCTGCACTCCCCCAGCTCCACGGGCAGGCACTCCAGACGGTTACCCCGCAGCTCCAGCTGGGTCAGGCCCGTCAGCTCGCCGAAGCGCGATGGTAGAGTATGCAGGCAGTTGTTGCCCAGGTTCAGGGTGCGCAGCTTCTTGCACTGGAACAGCTCCGGCGGGAGCGACTCGATCTGACAGTGACAAGGAGGGAGATCAGAGTGAGGATGAATGTTGAAATAggagaaatgtttattttgtctgtTTTTGACTTCATAAAATATAATTTAATTGTATTTGTGCATAGGTTATGCATACTATAGTGTATGGTTTAAACAGGCATACTGTTTCTTGCTTTAGGCTGTGAAAGGTGCTTAAAGTTGAACTCCTCCCCAGTGAACAGCTATGTTCAAGAACAGACTTGGCAAAAGAGGGAAGAAAGGAGAGTTCAGTACATACTGTTCCGACCGTAGCTACCCAATCGAAACACAGTCACACCAGCCCACAGGActttaagccaatcagaaacaaacCTAGGCACTCTGCCCTAAAGAAGGGAGCCAATCGAGCCATagaggtacagacagacatacagtcagTCTTAGAGTACCATACATATTTGTATAATTACTTATGCTCACACCAACACCTGTTATTAATAGTTCAGTCATCTGTTGAGGCAACAGCACAATGAGTGCATTTTACATAGATGCTGTTAATTTAAGCCAAAATATGATCAGAGTAAGCTGATTCACCAAGCTTAAAATAGCCTTATCAAATTACAAATGCTTTTCTTAGCTTCAAAACAGTGAAGATGTAAGGCAGCTGGAGCTATCCAGGCATTGTTCTTCAAGAGAAAAACAAAAACCTAGAACACTTTAGAACATTGGAGTACAGTGGTGAGCGTCGGGTCCTCGTTAGGGGCCCACCTGGGAATAACGTTTTACAAATTTCACAACTCATTTGGGTCGATAATGTACTAATGGCAAAGAGAAGACTCTGGAGAAGGGTGTaaaaacacagaacacaccagAGGGGTTCCTTGTAAACGGTGCTATTTtgagcagcataccaccctgtttGTGGCCTATTCTCAGTATGGAACTACGTATATGGGTGAGTGAGTgcagtaaaacaaaaaaacataataGTATCGTTTACTCAAACCATCTGATTCCTCACACAGCAGATGACCACCAGTACGCAATAGGGAAAATGTTGTATAACCTCCCAGAATTCCTTGTAAGTCTTTATTTTTCACACTAAACTTGATTCTTAAAAAATGTATTGGATGAACGGTGTGTTAAGTTAATGAACTGGCTCAGCATTAGACAATGTCCACCAAAATCAAGCAAATTCGTTGTAAGGAGACTGaagtcagcctgtctgtcaggaATGTACAGGAAGTCACAATGGTCAGAGTGTCGTTGATGCAAAATGCACAAATCAGCCAATGCAAAAACACAAAATGGCCATTGCTATAGCGGAGTCACTTCACATGTACATGATTAAAATATACGAAATCCTATAATGCATTTACATATGATATTACACAAACTATATTTTACATGATACATTCCACTAAAGTGTTACACTTTCATTTACAAGCTTTACACTTACAAGAGTTAGCCTACACTTACATTATTCTCAAAACTCTAGAAGTCAGCACTCAGACAAGAATTCACATAAGTCAAAGTTCATGTTAATGATCTCAGACTCAGTCGGGAGTTTTGTGAATTGTTTGTAAGATTGCATCTCCCAGAGGTATTCTGTACAGGACACACTAAACCTTTTCCAGCCATCTGCTTAGTGAAGATGAATTGCATCTAACAGGGTGGGGAATAGTACATATAAAACCAAAAAAATACAGAATGAAAACAGTTCGCCATGAAAATCACCCCAGGGACAGGACCGCTTGATCTGCAGCCAGAAGTGTGACAAACTCATTAGCATAATAGAACTGCTTGTCTGTACTTTTAAAACTCTGGCACATTGTCTCAGTTAACCAACAGTGTGTAGTAGGTCCAGCAGTTTCCCCTATTTTAACTAATTTGAAACATTATTAGCAGGATAGGCGGTTACTTTTCCAAATATTGAACTATTCAAGTGACCAGTTTATCTCAATGGCACCGACTATGTAGACATTCCAGTCTACTACACAACTCTACAATAGGTACACAAGGTCATTAGGTCTCTATGTCTGAtaagtagtatggagctgcggcttggagtattgtttcttcatcctatgtaataTATTCCCTGTGAATCTGATGTTTTTCCGGCCTTTATGGAAAATTTGCCATTAAAAGTCACTTAGTCAATATTCACCATATATTACTCTGAAAGTACCATGTTTTGCCCAATAGATGCTGCTGTTCCTGCTACATCATTTTATCAATTTTGTTGGGCTCTTGAGTTTTTAAATGCATcgactacaaaaaaaaaaattgcaaccTTGGGTAGAAAACCAATAGCTTTTGCTCATGATGAAAATACATTGTGTGATCACTCCCAAGTCAAGAcagtcctccatgaaagcaattcagtttgtccttcTAGCAACCTAATGCTTCAAGCCAACTCTCCTTGAACAGTTTAACAAATGGCAGCTTTATGAGATGGCTATCCCGACGGTGCAAATTCCATATGAAGACTTTTCCTACAAGCCCAAAACTGTGATGGAGGAATGGGCTAGTGACTAAAACTGTTGCGACAAAcctaataaaataatataattatgAACCACTGCAAGGCAGTCTGGAAGGCACTGCAAGGCAGTCTGGAAGGCACTGCAAGGCAGTCTGGAAGGCACTGCAAGGCAGTCTGGAAGGCACTGCAAGGCAGTCTGGAAGGCACTGCAAGGCAGTCTGGAAGGCACTGCAAGGCAGTCTGGAAAGCACTGCAAGGCAGTGATTAGTGACATTTACCATTAAATACAACACCATTACAAAAAACTGTGGCcatgtcctcatgctcctagaccgtAGTGCTGCTATTGACACCAATCGACCAtgacattcttttggagagattggaaacccaaattggtctacaaggacaagttctgggctggtttagatcttatctgtcggaaagaaatcagtgtctctgtggatggtttatcctctgacaaatcaactaaGTTTCGGTCTTCCTCAAGCTTCCGTTTTAGgaacactattgttttcactatacattttacctcttggtgatgtcattcgaaacaatgttaactttcactgctatgcggatgatacacagctgaacatttcaatgaaacatggtgaagccccaaaatggcCCTCCCTGAAAGCCTGTGTTACAGACATAAGGTTGATGGCGGCAAATTGATAAGTTGATAAGTTaatggcggcaaatgttttacttttaaaaactcagacaaaacagagatgctcgttctaggtcccaagaagaagagatcttctgttggatctgacaattaatcttgatggttgtacagtcgtctcaaataaaactgaaggacctcggcattactctggaccctgatctctcttttgacgaacatatcaagactgtttcaaggacagcttttttcaatctacgtaacattgcaaaaatctgaaacttcctgtgcaaaaatgatgcagaaaaatgaatccatgcttttgtcacttctaggttagactactgtaatgctctactttccggctacccgaataaagcactaaataaacacggctgctagaatcttgactagaaccaaaaaatttgatcatattactccagtgctagcctctctacactggcttcctgttaaggaaagggctgatttcaagtttttactgctaacctacaaagcattaaatgggcttgctcctacacatctttccaatttggtcctgccgtacatacctacatgtacgctacggtcacaagacgcaggcttccttactgtccctagaatttctaagcaaacagctggaggcagggctttctcctatagagctcaatttttatggaatggtctgcctacccatgtgaaagacgcagactcggtctcaacctttaagtctttattgaagactaatctcttcagtaggtcctatgattgagtgtagtctagcccaggagtgtgaaggtgaacggaaaggctctggagcaacgaaccgcccttgctgtctctgcctggccggttcccctctctccactgggattctctgcctctaaccctattacaggggctgagtcactggcttactggtgctcttccatgccgtccctaggaggggtgagtcacttgagtgggttgagtcactgacgtgatcttcctgtccgggtttggCGCCCTACTCAGGTTCATGCCGTGGGAACGATCTTTGTGAGCTATACTCAGCCTGGTTTCAGGGtaataagttggtggttgaagatatccttctagtggtgtgggggctgtgctttggaaaagtgggtggggttatatcctgcctgatAGGCCCGGTCCGGAGGTATcagcagatggggccacagtgtctcccgacccctcctatctcagcctccagtattgatgctgcaatagtttgtgttggggggggtagggtcagtcttatgtctggagtatttctcccgtcctatccggtgtcctgtgtgaatttaagaatgctccctctaattctccctctctcccccagaggTCCTGAACcttgggaccatgcctcaggactacctggcctgatgactcattgctgtccccagtccagctGGGTcgtgctgttgctccagtttcaactgttctgcctgcggctatggagccctgacctgttcaccggacatgccaTTTTTGACTCAACCCCTCGACccctgaatgctcggctatgacaagccaactgacatttactcctgaggtgctgacctgttgcaccctctacaaccactgatgatgataataatttgaccctgctggtcattatgaacgtttgaacatcttggccatgtactgtcatAATCTCatcctggcacagccagaagaggactggccacccctcagagcctggttcctctctaggattcttcctaggttccagcctttctagggagtttttcctagccaccgtgcttgtAGATTTGCATTGCTTcttatttggggttttaggctgggtttctgtatagcactgtgacatcggctgatgtaaaaagggctttataaatacatttgattgattgaatgaacACACATAGTAGCGTACTACATACTTAAACTGCATATACTAATTTCAGGGTTTGATCTAGTGGAAATCACTCGTCTTTTCCGACTCAAGTGTTTTACAACAGCTGATAAATTGATGCACTGTACCAAAATGAACAAATGGCAGGAGTCAACGCAATAGTGCATTAGATGACACATTCGGAGTACTATATTAGAAATTGGACATACTATTTTTTAAAATGGCATAATATTTAGTGGCTAGTATGGGTATTTGGACACTGCCACTGTGTGTTTGGGTCGTTTACCATTAAAGACCATTAGAGACCATAACATTGAAGTCATTAGAACTGCTGGATTTACCAGGAATGGTCTAACTAATACAGACCTTTTTTTTTAAGGGGATAAACCACACACAGAGGAGCTGTTTCCTGGACACATATTAAGGATAAGAgaaggacaaactgaattgctttGATGGATGACTGACTGGCTTGAATTGTGACCACATAAGCAAAAGCTATTGGGGTCCATGGGTGGCTTTTCACCATGTTATTTTTATTGGTCTCACTCATTGTTAGAAATAATTATGGTCCAAATCAGATGTTAGGTCCTATATTTATTGACGATTATATGAATCCAATAAATTAAATTAgacaatttgggtgcaatcaattagcttaatttcacatagatcaaattatatttcaacacaATGTTTCAGGAATGCTGATCTTATCTGTTTAACTACAGACAATTTCAGCTCAATCTCAGATGGTGGGTTTCAaaatcctctttcttgtgctttGAGGTGGAACAACCCTAGGGCCATTAACCCCAACAGAACTGTCTTCATAATGCTAACCCCTACCTTCCTGTTACCCAGTGTGACCTTTGACCCCATTCACATGTGAAAGAAGGAGGAAGAAAGAAGGGTGTTTCAAGAAAAATGTCTAAAATGTTCCTGTGACACACAGATAAAGGCCTTAACAAGTGTTTGGTGACCATTTCACCTGACCATGAAATAGCTAGATAGAGGAAAGATAAAGTGTGTTAGTTCTAGGTGTATAGCACAGGAGGCAggtggcaccttcatttgggAGAAAgtgctcgtggtaatggctgaagCGCAATACGTGAATTGGTATCAATTACATCAAACGTGGTTCCAATGTGTTTAATGCCATTcgctccatttcagccattattacGAGCCGTTCTCTCCTCCGCAGCAGCCACTGGTGTGTAGCTAACATTTTCTCAGGTACACTCAAATACTAGATCTCTACTCACCCTGTTGGCCGTCACAGCAAAGTACTGCAGGTTCTGGAGGAAGCCCACATCGGCATGTATACTGGTCAGGTTGTTGTGACTCAGATCCAGGAAGCGCAGTTTGCGGCAGTAGAAGAGCTGGCCCGGGATCTTCTCAATCTTGTTGCGGTTTAGGTAGAGCCTCTCCATGTTTGTCAAGGTGCCGATCTGGATGGGGATGTAGGCGATCTGGTTGTACCACAGCTTCAGGCTTACTAGCCGGTGCAGGTGCTGGAAGCTGATGATCTCCTCGATGGTCTTGAGATTGTTGTCCTTCAGGTCGATCTCCTGCAGGTTGTGCAGGCTGAAGATTGAGTGCGGGATTCGTTCCAGGTCACAGCGCAACAGCTCCAGCTCTGTAAGGTTCATCATCTTCTTCAGGCTGTTGAGCACCATTAGCTTGGTGCCCTCGTTGTTAATGGACAGCTTTTGGAGGTGGACCCCGACGTCCGTCACCACCTGAGGCAGCTTGGTCAGGTTGCTCTTCAGACGGAGCACTTTGAGCCTCTTGAGCTCCCGTAGCCCGTCGATTACGATGAAGCGGTTGTTCTCTGCGCTCAGGTTCCCTGTGAGGTGCAGCTCACTCAGGTTCTTCAGGCTGTAGATCCACAGAGGGATCTCCTTGATGTCTGTGAACTTGATGTGGAGGGACTTCAGGTTCTCCCTCAGGAAGGCCAAAGCTGGGGCCTCGATTTTGGCTGGTGTGTGGTAGAGCCACATCTCTCTCAGGCTGACCAGCTGGGCAATGATGGGGGGGATAGTGACATCAGGGATGAGCTCCAGCTTGAGCACCTCCAGTTCTAGGAGGTCAAACACTGTGTCAGGGATTCCGCTAAGCATGAACAGGTGCAGCTCCAGTTTCTCCTGGGAGTTCTTGGTGATGCGTTGCCTCAGCTTGTCCAGCGTCCACTCGTTGTTGAGGTTCAGCTGACGCAGTTTGTTCTCACTCACCTC harbors:
- the LOC110523281 gene encoding volume-regulated anion channel subunit LRRC8A, with amino-acid sequence MIPITELRYFVDTQPAYRILKPWWDVFTDYISIVMLMIAVFGGTLQVTQDKMICLPCKWVVNKSCEYLNVSFPDPFASEPKGIKYELDRHQYNYIDAVCYENKLHWFAKYFPYLVLLHTLIFLACSNFWFKFPRTSSKLEHFVSILLKCFDSPWTTRALSETVVEESDPKPLGKMNGLVDKKASCVSEDVEASIPMLQRTRSRIEQGIVDRSDTGVLDKKEGEQAKALFEKVKKFRMHVEEGDIVYRLYIRQTIIKVVKFILIICYTAYYVHYIKFSVICKVDIEKLTGYRMYHCAHPLATLFKILACFYISLVGIYGLICMYTLCWMLSRSLKRYSFESIREESHYSDIPDVKNDFAFMLHMIDQYDPLYSKRFAVFLSEVSENKLRQLNLNNEWTLDKLRQRITKNSQEKLELHLFMLSGIPDTVFDLLELEVLKLELIPDVTIPPIIAQLVSLREMWLYHTPAKIEAPALAFLRENLKSLHIKFTDIKEIPLWIYSLKNLSELHLTGNLSAENNRFIVIDGLRELKRLKVLRLKSNLTKLPQVVTDVGVHLQKLSINNEGTKLMVLNSLKKMMNLTELELLRCDLERIPHSIFSLHNLQEIDLKDNNLKTIEEIISFQHLHRLVSLKLWYNQIAYIPIQIGTLTNMERLYLNRNKIEKIPGQLFYCRKLRFLDLSHNNLTSIHADVGFLQNLQYFAVTANRIESLPPELFQCKKLRTLNLGNNCLHTLPSRFGELTGLTQLELRGNRLECLPVELGECRQLKRSGLVVEEDLFKTLPTEVKEQLWRADKELV